The region CCCTATTCCTAACTTCCTTTCTATAACCCACTTTCACTTCTAACGTTGGTAATTCAAAATGTTTCAATTACAAAGCCTGACTACTAAATCGTGACAGATAATCCAGATAACagtacaggggagataactcaAAGGAAATGACTGCTTTTAAAGGTTGTTATCACTTGAGGTTACTTTGTGGAACATCACTGtattctgatttcttttatttatgtctgCTATAATAATTTTGTTGGATATAAATCTTAACATGATTGCTTGTACTATACTAacccattaaatatttataacgaacagcttacacacacatatcagaatCAGAAACAAGAATACTTTGCAACTAGTCGCCGCAGAGCGTCAAATCGGtggcggaccttgaagcaatccagcatcactacacaaagaagattgattCGGTGAAACAGATGAGATGCTGGGAGAGACTACaactgaagctctactctctgGAGAGAAGGCGAGGAAtctatgcagtgatatacatatggaagatcctggaaggtctaGCTCCCAACTTTGGAATTAAAAGCTATACCAACCATTGAACTAGATGGCACCGTATAATCCCAAAGATCCCGTCTTCTTCATCTCGGATAAGGACCcagtactgcaacagcttgggtttcaaggttGCTTTACCCAAGTTTTTCCTTAATCTTTGTGATATGTCGTCAGTGattggggaggctgaccggaagaggAGGCCTCGATCAGGATTCGTGCCTTTTTCGAACGGAGTCGTGGTCAGGAGAGGACGTGCTAagtgacggtctaggtttgggagaagcagctgctattcctggtgttctctgggtcggggcaagcttcaagggttggataccgcaagacagactcgcagtcgacgaaaggaaaaccgaggtcaggcgattacatctactcgcacgcatacaccacaaccTTTTCATGTTTACGAATGAAATTCAGTCCCTATTTCAATAATAGTCGCTTCGTGTACTGTATCCTCCTGGTGAAGGCCATCGCATTTGTTACTCGCTTTGCAATCAGCTCTACACTACATATCTATTCTAATTTCCCCACAAATCTACACCTTTCCGTGCCACCAGACTTCCAGTTGCTTTTCCAAACCCTTCTAACTCTTCCTTTACAGGGATGATTCTTGACTTTCAGAAGCATGATATAGTGTGTCCCACCCCAAAGCAGGCAACATCTCTGACCCTGTCAAATATTATAACATTGCACTCACTTCTAACATCTCTAGGGTAATAAAGACGCCAATTTTTACCAATATCTTGAATCTCCCTTCAGTGACCATCTGTACACCTTCCACAGAAACAACTCCACCGGAGATCTATTCTCTTATCTCACTAATAGGCATCCTGTTTGAGGTAAGTGAAATGACACAATAGCTAATACATTAAGCTGGATTTCCTTAGTACCCGCTAGGATTTTTTTAATTCCATGTACCACGACGacgattttatttctttgttcgttcgtgtTTCTTTCAGACCTTTAAAATACCTATGGTTTAACTAAAGCGTTTGACTcgagcacaaaaacaaaaaatagtgtaataggtgtaaaacaacttcctgcgaacgaatatgaaaaaaaaaaaaaaaaaaaaagcgcgcTCGCGAACCACAAATATATCGATTCATTTAGGATAAGGCGCTGAAAttgttttatagatacttttGATATTTTTCGAGTTAAATTGTGAAAGCTTCGATTAGCTGGGAGTAAGAATGATTTCAAAGAATGCGAATTGCAAATGTTTCTGAACACGGAGCTTTTGcacgttaaaaaaaaatatatataaacaatatcagtATAGCAATGTTGGAAGAGGCGACTTAAATGAAGATATTAATGGCCCTGAAAAGGGCCGGTATGtctgaaaaatttaattttagtttaacctttAAATCCATACAGAGTTCTGCCATAACATTCTGAAGAAATACCATCAACACACCGCGTATTTCTTCGTAGATCAAACCAGAGATACGTTTGACACTACCTCGACGACGGATAGTGGGCATGGTGATACCATGGATGTTATCTCTCTCAACACCTTCCTGTAACGCCTAGCGCCTCCGGCAATCTTTCACGGCCATtcatgataaaatatttcttacgATCAAATTTCAAGATAGACTAAGGTGTGTCACTAGAAAATATGTACAgtggtgcggtgaataaattgtataaattatgtaaaaatgaacATAACagacatttaccaaaattactattcaataaaatcgccattggcttcaaccacagcctccagacgactttggaatttcCTGCAACACTTCCGGACAgcctctttgtttaagttggcgaatgctaccataatccttgccctcagttcatctttgttgttacaaggagttttattggtctctcgctcaactgcgccccacacataataatcaagggggttgcagtctggggagttaggtggccagatgtcaggggtgatgtggtcgcagaaattgtctgacagccatgactgggttttctTGCTTGtatgacatggtgcagagtcctgttgccagatatagggtcttccagcagccaccctcttgacccagggtagcaccaCCTCCTCCAGATACTTGATGTAGActtccgtgttgagtgtgaggtcgtgtgggaagatgactggaggcataacgtcaccatcactagtaatcactccaaacaccatgatgttgactggaggTTTATCTATCGGTACACCCTTTGGGGACACTGCAAGCCAACGGTTGCTCTGTGTGTTcgtctgatcctggcagaaatctttctcgtctgagaaaaaccaaagcacgtccggttggaggggatgcttgagtttattcaaaagcttcgtagcgctgTCTtttctcttgtccttgatggcttgggataaaaattggccctttctcattttgtaagaggaataccgaatgtcttcgtgcactacctgcctgataaggcGCTCAGATACTCCAATGTCCCTGGCTATGGACCTgtttgacttggagggatcattgtcaataATGGCTTGGATCTTAcaaacaaattcaggagttcttttcttatcagaacgatcagagtgagttttccgagctgccgtaccctcgtaatcaccattagattcatccaactctttccgaatcctctgcactgtcctcaggttgacacccaaacactctgatatgttcatattggagcttccagcgcgaatgccaagcagtacagcatgtcgtttccataTTTCTGGCACAGTTAATTGCGtcatggtgcccaactgaccctactaaactgtgtagtcgacaaaatcaaaatataatgcgcatgcgcaaaattaaaaaacaaattaaaatagcgacaatttgtcagtcgcaccctgtatatagttAACTGTTAACAGACGTAGCAGAGAACACCTTAATACAAAGATCACGTGATTTTGAACAGCCAATGGCCAGCTTTATCCCAGCAGCAGTAGCTTGGCGGGCAGCTGTCAAATTTAAATGTAAGAAATCTATCTTCCCGTTTTATCTTTCTTTGTCTAACGTTCCTTATATAAAGTGTGACACTACAACGCAACTTATTCTTAAAGTGATACATTGTCATGGCTCGTACTAAGCAAACAGCTCGTAAATCTACCGGTGGAAAAGCTCCACGTAAGCAACTAGCTACCAAGGCAGCCAGGAAAAGTGCCCCAGCAACTGGAGGCGTTAAGAAACCTCATCGTTATAGGCCTGGTACCGTCGCTCTCCGTGAAATCAGACGTTACCAAAAGTCCACTGAACTTCTCATCAGAAAGCTTCCTTTCCAGCGACTTGTTCGTGAGATCGCTCAGGATTTCAAGACTGATCTTCGATTTCAGAGCTCGGCTGTGATGGCTCTTCAAGAAGCGAGCGAGGCTTATTTGGTGGGTCTATTCGAAGATACCAACTTGTGCGCCATCCACGCTAAGAGAGTGACCATTATGCCTAAAGACATTCAACTTGCTCGCCGAATCCGTGGTGAGAGAGCTTAGGTTGCTAATGTGAACATCATAAAATGGCCCTTTTTAGGGCCCCCCCCCCTAGATTATTTTGAAAGTATGCTATTTGTTTGCCACTTACTTTTACTCATTTGTTTTAATATGTAATCTTGTAAAAATTTTGCGGTGATCTATTCTTCGATATCTCAGTTTACACTGCAGTTTTTTTTCGATATTTTTCTTACTGTACAACAGCGATTACTTTTTCTGAGTAAACCATCTGAAGCGTAAGATATTCGACACGGTCTGGCGTCGTTGTTTATTTTCGTGTTCCAATGttcattatgtatatttatgtgtttgtcccctaccggTGCagatgtatttacgtccccgtaacttagcggttaggcaagagaccgttagaataagtaccaggctttgaaaaaaaaagtactggagattaaggacaaaaaacaaattgaaattcaGAAGACCAAGGTCTGTCAGCTTGAACTCATCTATACAAGAAATGGTTGTTTTGAATAATGCTTACGTACATTTGTAGCCTTTGCATTAACTAAACCCAATATCCTTTAACCGTTTGAAAATATATGTACCTGTTGGTAACATTATGTAAGCGTGGAAATGAACCAAAGGTAAGAAGTTTACCCAAAATACTGTGCATCTTAAAAGTAACCTAACCTTATATTTGAAGAGTAGATATTAATTTTATTGGAGTTTCGGATCAAGACGCCTACATACGTTTCGTTTTTGACTGattttcccaatttttttcaCGACTGCCTTGGAATGATGGGCAATATTTTAAGCACCTCACCCTTCGAACCGATTttagccaattttttttttttctttctgcactACGCTTTAAAGACCATGGGAGAAGCCTTTTCGCCTCCTCGTTTGTCATgtattgtttttcaatatttttctcccccgTAAGCATGctattaaaaatttgaaaaccattCATTTCAACCCTACTTGCCCCtcgtttctgtttataattttaaaatagtgtAGATCCTGAAAAAATCATTATTGGGATTTATCTATAGTGGTTTAAAAGAGGTATGTGAAAGGATTCATTTTGGCGGAATTATTTTACACTCTCAACCGTAAATCCTAAAAGCTCAGCTCTTTTTCGAATTTTATTTTACTCGGTGTTTGaaatacggacagtccgaatTTTTGCTTCAATCCAGTAATGAACTCCCGCTTGGGTACATTATTCCAGTAAATGTATTTactgagagaaaaatattgaaaaacatcgcTACATATCTACCAAAGAAACGAGGAAAATATCAGgcggtcgtgagatgtgctaaaattAGCAGCTAAAAAAAGTTATATGGTGTGCTTAAACCAGAAAtttgtcttttttgtgtgtgtgatttaagggcgatttagtTGTTCTTAGCACTTCCTCGTTTCTTTGGCACTAACTTGCATTgagatttttcaatatttttctctccataaacatttaatggaatgatgatgcacccaagGGTGGTCCATTGCTGGACTGAAGCAAAAAATTTGGACTGTTTGtattttaaactaatttttttttaaattaaaaaagagtGAAGTGGGGTGCATCCTGATACCGGTATTTCCAGAAAAGCCATGTCTATCATGAACGGTTTTGTCAATGATCTGTTCGAAAGAATAGCTTCTGAGGCTAGCCGTTTGGCTCACTACAACAAACGTTCGACCATCAGTAGCCGTGAGGTTCAGACCGCAGTCCCTGGTGAGTTGGTCAAGCATGCCGTCTCTGAAGGTACCAAGGCTGTGACCAAATACACCAGCAAGTAAATCTTCTGTGCAACAAATAACGGTCCTTTTCAGGACCACATATTTTCATGATTGTAACTTCAATTCACTACTGATTTGCGATGAAGTTGTttcggtccagatggactatatgtaatctgaacatttccccccttgttttattttcttttttttacggaattccacgttttaggctatggagattccgattctgaaaaaaaaatttcaaaaatctaatttcaaaatttcgattcctcCCCcctggtttttatatagatccacagggtaaacctaacccNNNNNNNNNNNNNNNNNNNNNNNNNNNNNNNNNNNNNNNNNNNNNNNNNNNNNNNNNNNNNNNNNNNNNNNNNNNNNNNNNNNNNNNNNNNNNNNNNNNNNNNNNNNNNNNNNNNNNNNNNNNNNNNNNNNNNNNNNNNNNNNNNNNNNNNNNNNNNNNNNNNNNNNNNNNNNNNNNNNNNNNNNNNNNNNNNNNNNNNNNNNNNNNNNNNNNNNNNNNNNNNNNNNNNNNNNNNNNNNNNNNNNNNNNNNNNNNNNNNNNNNNNNNNNNNNNNNNNNNNNNNNNNNNNNNNNNNNNNNNNNNNNNNNNNNNNNNNNNNNNNNNNNNNNNNNNNNNNNNNNNNNNNNNNNNNNNNNNNNNNNNNNNNNNNNNNNNNNNNNNNATTCACAAGATGCGATTTTTCCTTcgtaactttcaagaaaatggatatatattgggggaaaaaaaaaaaaaacccatcaccCTCCCCTCCCAATTCTACGGCCTTGGCCTTCAAGCAGGCtattcacatgctagaaataacagctaaatctcaaaTGAGCAAGACCATTTTCAGTTCCACAAACACCATGTTTTGCTCTAGTCAAACGAtcctttttaatttcattttgtcacagtatttctttgctatttttacttttcttttttcaaaagagTTTGCTATTTTTGAAAACTTTCGGTAACTTTTTgtaactttcaaaaaaaaaagaagaaagaaaaaatgaacagttctatatttaagagatgaattaTTTACCTTTAgcagatatttatcctcatcttgttagttgttaacacaacgtttcggcaaatataccctccagccttcatcaggtgtcttggatatttcgaacctgggttctcattcctaaggtactttttcgatgttgttattattggaaTCGAGCGCGGGCTAGTAACCCCAAGattgcgagttcgattccaagcagtgacctgcataatattaataataataatatcgaaaaataccttaggaattttaacaacaaacaagataaggacaaatatccgtcaaatgtaaataatgtgaaaaaaaatgaacattttaattTCGCATGAATTACTTTGTCAtattactctgaaagaaatctttgcagaaagATGAGTAGATTGATTAcgtatttctttcattatgttatcgcagttttgtgagatttggctgttacttctgGCATATGGATAGCCTGCTTGAAGGCCAAGGACGTAGAATTGAGAGggtagttttttaaaaattgaaattttgcaatttttttcagaatcagatTCTCCATAGCCGAAAACGTGGgatttcgtaaaaaaaaaaaaaatttatatccattttcatgaaagttacgagggaaaaatcggatcttgtgaattttcgaAAGTCCACTCCCACCAGGTTTGTTTGCGCAATTCTTTTTCTCCTATTGATTTTCTACACAGTTGTTAACACCCAGcaaactttttttgttgttttcgttaacgggtgagggttagggttagggtctggGAATTTTTCACAGgcgtttttgttacattttcgtAATAATTTATATGTCCCACCATTTTTCTATCACATGAAATTCTAATATAATCTACAATCTGAAATGTCTGGAAATTTTATTAGAATAACCATTTTTCAGGAAGTTAGAAGGAAACCAAGTCAGGGGTGGGCATGGATACATCTGTGGTTGTGACCCGCCCATCCCAAATTAAGCTGCTCAGCAATAACAGAAATCTGACTTTCAACCCTTTACAAGCGAAACGATTCGTTTCGCTTATTCAGGAAACCCGAGGCCATACTTGTACGTTCCCGTATtgatttgcttttattattaattctggAGTTGTACTTAGAGCCCCAAATATGTATAGGGGGTCGGAGCGTTCGATTCTTCAGTCAGTTGAGTACTTTAGTAAGGGTTTTCATTCTATATAACTACTCTATTAGCTGAAAACGAATACCAACTAGCTGTTAGTGAAGTCCTCTTCTCGTTACAACATCCTCGATGTTCCTCTAGTTGGGAAAGCCGTGAAGGTGCCTCAAgtcaacacaaaaaacaatagcGAAAGCTACCACGCTACCGAGTAAATATGCTTATAAAAATTCGGCGATGTAAGTACATATGAATCCGAAGATCGCTATAGTTGCTAACTGTTGTtcgttttaattaaaatgtatgtaaaatgtagCAATTATATCTCCTCAAAAAGACTCGATTGAATTCGAGACGTAATAAATACCGCAAGGGTATTTTCCCCGgcgttttactattattattgattattttaacAGTCTGTTTTGACATCGATTAAattgattagtattttattttatagatctcatGAAGGGTGAAGTCTTTCGTTATTAATACCGACAATAGTTGATTACAAATTGCATTTTAATAGGCtcgtagtttttttgttttaggtaaaattatctGCACTGGCTAACAAATGGTAATCTTGCTTTTGAATTTAGCGCCTTACGAGTTCATTGGTGGATGACAGTCAGGTGACAGCTCTAACTCCGCCTAATTAGCTGACTAACTGTTGAGACCTATAGCTTATTTAAACTGACGATAAGAACATAGAGCGCATTTTAGCTGTCTGCTACGTAACTGTAATCAACTCACATTATGTCTGGACGTGGTAAAGGAGGCAAAGCAAAGGCAAAGAGCAAGACTCGCTCTTCTCGTGCCGGACTTCAGTTCCCCGTCGGCCGTATTCACCGTATTCTACGCAAAGGAAACTATTCCGAACGTGTCGGTGCAGGGGCCCCGGTCTACCTTGCTGCTGTAATGGAATATTTAGCTGCTGAGGTGTTGGAATTGGCTGGAAATGCTGCCAGAGACAACAAGAAGAGTAGAATTATTCCCCGTCACTTGCAGTTAGCAATCCGTAACGATGAAGAATTGAACAAACTTCTGTCTGGAGTAACCATCGCCCAGGGTGGTGTTCTTCCTAACATCCAGGCTGTCCTTCTCCCAAAGAAGACCCACAAAGCAGCTAAATAATTGCCTTGCTTTTCAACAAACGGCCCTTATGAGGGCCACCACATTTTACGTTTAGTTTTCTCCTGATTGTTGAATGCGATAGACTTATTTCGAGTTTAACCTTTTTGTTTTTCGCTTTGATAGTTTTAAAAATTGTCTTCACGTTTTCCATTATGTGCAAATTTTCTAGTTTCTACGTACATGGTTTGAATTCTCGTAGATTTAAAAATTGCCTTTTGTTTCACGAATTTTTTACTTTTCAGCAATTGGACATATTCAAGTGACGGCATCTTTGTATTAAAATGTTTTGGTTAATGATTTGCTTAAATTTGAACATGAGCTTTTGCTTATGCTGCGGCCAGCTTATTTGTCTTCTGATATTGTTAGATGGAAGGGCGTTAGACTTCGCTACGATTTTGTAGCTGGTGATTGACTGTATAGAAATTTATGACTACAAATACGAGGATTTCCTGAGATGACGGTCCGATTCATATTTTCTGCCAATATCTAACGGTTCAGTTATGCGTAATTCGTATTCAAATTTCAAGAGATAACCTTTCATCCCAGTAATGAGgcgggtactactaaagcagcacggtcccgaacgcgctagctagtcgtgagtggtggatcctaaccctaaacacgtattcaatttgcacacgcgggttagggttaggatcgaccgctcaagactagctagcgtggacgcgcgactgcgcgttcgggtccgtgctgctttagtaCCATGAGGCGTTTCAACCGTCTATGCTTTTTTTACCAAAAAGCGAGTATGAATCTAAGATCAACAGTTCTCAAACTAACAAAAGCCAGCGGTGGAATTCTGGTCAAGTACATCATTATAGCCTCTCGTAActatttttttttgaatttttaaagaaaatttttgcgaatgtGTTCTACACACGAAAATTCATATTATGTAAACCActcaaaaaaccccaaaaaaaacggTGATTTAAAGGCtatgtagctgttatttttaagCACACATCTCGACCATCTCTCACACCCACCTTATTTATCAGTTTGACGTATTGTGTACTTTTAAACCAGAATTTCGCCAAATcagccacaatttttttttctttcttccccttttcaaTCTTCACTGCCTCATTCCTTGCTTTCCCCTTTTTACTAGAAATACTGTCGTAGGCACCCAGTGAATTTTCGGAAAAAGCACACCATTTGACATAATTTTTTTGAGCATGAAATCTTTTCAGGCGCAAGTAAAGAATACggacacccggtgtttagggtttttgttacgccgaaaaggGGTGGTGTACGTATTGTTTAATCTAgatacaaggcccgaaacttttgaagagggggtcagtcgattagatcgacatcagtacgcaactgatacttaattcatcggCCNNNNNNNNNNNNNNNNNNNNNNNNNNNNNNNNNNNNNNNNNNNNNNNNNNNNNNNNNNNNNNNNNNNNNNNNNNNNNNNNNNNNNNNNNNNNNNNNNNNNNNNNNNNNNNNNNNNNNNNNNNNNNNNNNNNNNNNNNNNNNNNNNNNNNNNNNNNNNNNNNNNNNNNNNNNNNNNNNNNNNNNNNNNNNNNNNNNNNNNNNNNNNNNNNNNNNNNNNNNNNNNNNNNNNNNNNNNNNNNNNNNNNNNNNNNNNNNNNNNNNNNNNNNNNNNNNNNNNNNNNNNNNNNNNNNNNNNNNNNNNNNNNNNNNNNNNNNNNNNNNNNNNNNNNNNNNNNNNNNNNNNNNNNNNNNNNNNNNNNNNNNNNNNNNNNNNNNNNNNNNNNNNNNNNNNNNNNNNNNNNNNNNNNNNNNNNNNNNNNNNNNNNNNNNNNNNNNNNNNNNNNNNNNNNNNNNNNNNNNNNNNNNNNNNNNNNNNNNNNNNNNNNNNNNNNNNNNNNNNNNNNNNNNNNNNNNNNNNNNNNNNNNNNNNNNNNNNNNNNNNNNNNNNNNNNNNNNNNNNNNNNNNNNNNNNNNNNNNNNNNNNNNNNNNNNNNNNNNNNNNNNNNNNNNNNNNNNNNNNNNNNNNNNNNNNNNNNNNNNNNNNNNNNNNNNNNNNNNNNNNNNNNNNNNNNNNNNNNNNNNNNNNNNNNNNNNNNNNNNNNNNNNNNNNNNNNNNNNNNNNNNNNNNNNNNNNNNNNNNNNNNNNNNNNNNNNNNNNNNNNNNNNNNNNNNNNNNNNNNNNNNNNNNNNNNNNNNNNNNNNNNNNNNNNNNNNNNNNNNNNNNNNNNNNNNNNNNNNNNNNNNNNNNNNNNNNNNNNNNNNNNNNNNNNNNNNNNNNNNNNNNNNNNNNNNNNNNNNNNNNNNNNNNNNNNNNNNNNNNNNNNNNNNNNNNNNNNNNNNNNNNNNNNNNNNNNNNNNNNNNNNNNNNNNNNNNNNNNNNNNNNNNNNNNNNNNNNNNNNNNNNNNNNNNNNNNNNNNNNNNNNNNNNNNNNNNNNNNNNNNNNNNNNNNNNNNNNNNNNNNNNNNNNNNNNNNNNNNNNNNNNNNNNNNNNNNNNNNNNNNNNNNNNNNNNNNNNNNNNNNNNNNNNNNNNNNNNNNNNNNNNNNNNNNNNNNNNNNNNNNNNNNNNNNNNNNNNNNNNNNNNNNNNNNNNNNNNNNNNNNNNNNNNNNNNNNNNNNNNNNNNNNNNNNNNNNNNNNNNNNNNNNNNNNNNNNNNNNNNNNNNNNNNNNNNNNNNNNNNNNNNNNNNNNNNNNNNNNNNNNNNNNNNNNNNNNNNNNNNNNNNNNNNNNNNNNNNNNNNNNNNNNNNNNNNNNNNNNNNNNNNNNNNNNNNNNNNNNNNNNNNNNNNNNNNNNNNNNNNNNNNNNNNNNNNNNNNNNNNNNNNNNNNNNNNNNNNNNNNNNNNNNNNNNNNNNNNNNNNNNNNNNNNNNNNNNNNNNNNNNNNNNNNNNNNNNNNNNNNNNNNNNNNNNNNNNNNNNNNNNNNNNNNNNNNNNNNNNNNNNNNNNNNNNNNNNNNNNNNNNNNNNNNNNNNNNNNNNNNNNNNNNNNNNNNNNNNNNNNNNNNNNNNNNNNNNNNNNNNNNNNNNNNNNNNNNNNNNNNNNNNNNNNNNNNNNNNNNNNNNNNNNNNNNNNNNNNNNNNNNNNNNNNNNNNNNNNNNNNNNNNNNNNNNNNNNNNNNNNNNNNNNNNNNNNNNNNNNNNNNNNNNNNNNNNNNNNNNNNNNNNNNNNNNNNNNNNNNNNNNNNNNNNNNNNNNNNNNNNNNNNNNNNNNNNNNNNNNNNNNNNNNNNNNNNNNNNNNN is a window of Octopus bimaculoides isolate UCB-OBI-ISO-001 chromosome 10, ASM119413v2, whole genome shotgun sequence DNA encoding:
- the LOC106876612 gene encoding histone H3, with amino-acid sequence MARTKQTARKSTGGKAPRKQLATKAARKSAPATGGVKKPHRYRPGTVALREIRRYQKSTELLIRKLPFQRLVREIAQDFKTDLRFQSSAVMALQEASEAYLVGLFEDTNLCAIHAKRVTIMPKDIQLARRIRGERA
- the LOC106876613 gene encoding histone H2A, with translation MSGRGKGGKAKAKSKTRSSRAGLQFPVGRIHRILRKGNYSERVGAGAPVYLAAVMEYLAAEVLELAGNAARDNKKSRIIPRHLQLAIRNDEELNKLLSGVTIAQGGVLPNIQAVLLPKKTHKAAK